In the genome of Lycorma delicatula isolate Av1 chromosome 8, ASM4794821v1, whole genome shotgun sequence, one region contains:
- the LOC142329462 gene encoding uncharacterized protein LOC142329462, producing MTGDTVLEHRRSEFLNDVRHRSIRMLDKEVQYNSAEIMDCEGADSGLGGSGDLSTVTAIVEINNSPSYNENYSSPYTNTTNTSETNGVEHNNSIIRRDSIEQLHKLQENNDSCDLPDASDCATLPAAYRINSLLECSKTDNDSVDEIKEQSSLVVLNNTISKEKLKELSEKPDDGNCALDCLSFTIQCCDCTIL from the exons ATGACTGGAGATACGGTATTAGAACATCGCCGCAGTGAATTTTTAAACGATGTAAGACATAGAAGTATTCGTATGTTGGACAAAGAAGTCCAATATAATTCAGCTGAAATTATGGACTGTGAAGGTGCTGATAGCGGTTTAGGTGGCAGTGGTGACCTATCTACTGTCACCGCCAtcgtagaaataaataattcaccaagttataatgaaaattattcatcgCCATACACTAACACAACTAATACAAGTGAAACTAATGGTGTCGaacataataatagtattattagaaGAGATTCTATAGAACAATTACATAAACTTCAAGAAAATAATGATAGTTGTGATTTACCAGATGCATCAGATTGTGCAACTCTTCCGGCTGCATATCGTATAAATTCTttg ttagaaTGTTCTAAAACTGATAATGACTCTGTTGACGAAATTAAAGAACAGTCATCCTTAGTGGTGCTTAATAACACAATCAGTAAGGAGAAACTGAAAGAACTTTCAGAAAAACCAGACGATGGAAATTGTGCACTTGATTGCTTATCATTTACAATACAGTGCTGCGATTGTAcgatactgtaa